A section of the Papio anubis isolate 15944 chromosome 2, Panubis1.0, whole genome shotgun sequence genome encodes:
- the MAP6D1 gene encoding MAP6 domain-containing protein 1 isoform X1 codes for MAWPCISRLCCLARRWNQLDRSDVAVPLTLHGYSDLDSEEPGPGGAASRRGQPAAGARDPGRDVPLTQYQRDFGLWTTHAGPKDQQPGRGPGAGGRRSKSSAQSSAPPAPGARGVYVLPIGDADATGAATTSYRQEFQAWTGVKPSRSTKAKPARVITTHTSGWDSSPGAGFQVPEVRKKFTPNPSAIFQASAPRILNV; via the exons ATGGCGTGGCCCTGCATCAGCCGCCTGTGCTGCCTGGCGCGGCGCTGGAACCAGCTGGACCGCTCCGACGTGGCGGTGCCGCTGACCCTTCACGGTTACTCGGACCTCGACAGCGAGGAGCCGGGCCCGGGCGGCGCCGCCTCGCGCAGGGGCCAGCCTGCCGCGGGCGCCCGGGATCCCGGTCGGGACGTGCCGCTCACTCAATACCAGCGGGACTTCGGCTTGTGGACGACGCACGCCGGGCCCAAGGATCAGCAGCCGGGGCGCGGACCGGGGGCGGGCGGCCGCAGGAGCAAATCCTCCGCGCAGTCCTCcgcgccacctgcgcccggcgcCCGCGGGGTCTACGTGCTGCCCATCGGCGACGCGGACGCGACTGGAGCAGCGACCACGTCGTACAG ACAGGAATTCCAGGCTTGGACTGGAGTGAAGCCCTCAAGATCCACAAAGGCAAAACCAGCCCGAGTCATCACAACCCACACTTCGGGATGGGACAGCAGCCCTGGGGCCGGCTTCCAG GTCCCAGAGGTGAGGAAGAAGTTCACTCCTAACCCCTCCGCCATCTTTCAGGCCTCAGCTCCCCGGATTCTCAACGTGTGA
- the MAP6D1 gene encoding MAP6 domain-containing protein 1 isoform X2: protein MAWPCISRLCCLARRWNQLDRSDVAVPLTLHGYSDLDSEEPGPGGAASRRGQPAAGARDPGRDVPLTQYQRDFGLWTTHAGPKDQQPGRGPGAGGRRSKSSAQSSAPPAPGARGVYVLPIGDADATGAATTSYRQEFQAWTGVKPSRSTKAKPARVITTHTSGWDSSPGAGFQVSLKLVRQRCPRGEEEVHS from the exons ATGGCGTGGCCCTGCATCAGCCGCCTGTGCTGCCTGGCGCGGCGCTGGAACCAGCTGGACCGCTCCGACGTGGCGGTGCCGCTGACCCTTCACGGTTACTCGGACCTCGACAGCGAGGAGCCGGGCCCGGGCGGCGCCGCCTCGCGCAGGGGCCAGCCTGCCGCGGGCGCCCGGGATCCCGGTCGGGACGTGCCGCTCACTCAATACCAGCGGGACTTCGGCTTGTGGACGACGCACGCCGGGCCCAAGGATCAGCAGCCGGGGCGCGGACCGGGGGCGGGCGGCCGCAGGAGCAAATCCTCCGCGCAGTCCTCcgcgccacctgcgcccggcgcCCGCGGGGTCTACGTGCTGCCCATCGGCGACGCGGACGCGACTGGAGCAGCGACCACGTCGTACAG ACAGGAATTCCAGGCTTGGACTGGAGTGAAGCCCTCAAGATCCACAAAGGCAAAACCAGCCCGAGTCATCACAACCCACACTTCGGGATGGGACAGCAGCCCTGGGGCCGGCTTCCAGGTCAGCCTGAAGCTGGTGCGGCAGAGGT GTCCCAGAGGTGAGGAAGAAGTTCACTCCTAA